Genomic DNA from Catellatospora sp. TT07R-123:
CTCGACCCGAACTGGAACTTCGGCGTGGGCGCCCTGTGGTTCGACGCCCGCGACGGCGGGATGACCGGCCTGACCAACGTCGACAACATCCTGATCCAGCAGAGCCCGTACGAGGCGATCCAGTTCGTCTCGGGCTCGAACATCACCAACGTTAAGATCAACAACGCGACGATCCAGAACACCGGCACCTGGGTGGTCCAGGAGCAGGTCGGCGGCTCGGCGACGATCACCAACAGCACCGCCACCGGCACCGGCGCCCCCAACGCCGTCTACAACTGCGGCGTCGGGTTCACCCTCACCGACGGCGGCGGCAACTCCGGCATCTTCGGATCCACCGGCTGCACCAACATCACCAACCCGGCGTTCCCGCCCTACCTGCCCGACAACGGGTCGGCGATCTCGGTGAGCCCGAGCGCCCTGGGCTTCGGCTCGGTCGCCACCGGCACCACCACCGCCGCACAGGCCGTGACCGTCACCAACACCGGCACCGCCGCGGCGGCCGTCGGCTCGATCGCCGTCTCGGGTGACTTCGGCCAGAGCAACAACTGCGGCAGCAGCATCGCCGCGGGCGCGTCCTGCACGGTCAACGTCACGTTCACGCCGGCCGCCGCGGGCAACCGCACCGGCAACCTCACCGTGGTCGCCGCGGGCGTCACCAGCACCGTGCCGCTGTCGGGCACCGGTGTCGCGCCCGGTCCGATCCTGAACGCCAACCCGACCGCGCTGAGCTTCCCGGCCACCACCGTCGGCAGCCAGTCGGCGACCCAGACGGTCACCGTCAGCAACACCGGCACCACCTCCGCGACCGTCTCGGCGGTGAGCGCCACCGGCGACTTCAGCCAGACCAACACCTGCGGCAGCATCGCGGTCGGCGCCAGCTGCACCGTCACGGTCCGGTTCGCCCCGACCGCGTCGGGCGCCCGCACCGGCACGCTGACCGTCACCAGCAACGCCAACAACAGCCCCACCACCGTCAGCCTGTCCGGCAGCGGCGTGGGCACCAACACCAACATCGCGCTGGGCCGCCCGGCCACCGCCAGCAGCCAGGTCAACGGGACGCAGACCCCGAACCTGGTCACCGACGGCAACGCCGACACGTACTGGGAGAGCGTCAACAACGCGTTCCCGCAGTGGGTGCAGACCGACCTCGGCGCCGCCACCAGCATCAACAAGGTGACCCTCAAGCTGCCGCCGGCCACGGCGTGGGCGACCCGCACGCAGACGCTGTCGGTGCAGACCAGCACCAACGGCAGCTCGTTCACCACGGTCGCGTCGGGGACGTACACGTTCAACCCGGCCAGCGGCAACACCGCGTCGATCACCTTCACGGCGACCAGCGCGCAGTACGTCCGGATCAACATCACCGCCAACTCGGGCTGGCCCGCCGGGCAGCTGTCGGAGCTGGAGGTCTACCCCAGCGGCGGCAACCCGCCGACCTCGGCGACGCTGAGCACCAACCCGTCCTCGCTCACCTTCGCCAGCCAGGCGCTGAACACCACCAGCGCCGCCCAGGCCGTGACGGTGACCAACACCGGCAACGCCGCCGCGGCCATCTCGGCCGTGTCGGTCAGCGGCGACTACCTGCAGACCAACACCTGCGGCAGCTCGCTGGCCGCCGGGGCGTCCTGCACCGTGAACGTCAGCTTCCGGCCGACCGCCTCGGGCACCCGCACCGGCACCCTCACCGTCACCAGCAACGCGACCAACAGCCCGACCACGGTCGCGCTGACGGGCACCGGGGCCGGGGCGGTCGCCACCAACCTGGCGGCGGGCAAGCCGACCAGCGAGTCCAGCCACACCCAGGTGTACGGCTCCGGCAACGTCACCGACGCCGACCAGAACACCT
This window encodes:
- a CDS encoding choice-of-anchor D domain-containing protein translates to MSRLPSGPGRAIRAAALLSTGLLVAAGLVALSAQPALAAATGGVGATLPYVQVQAENSTTNGSVIGPTAAYNTLAAEASYRKAVTLSGSGKYVEFTTPVATNSFVFRYSIPDSGSGSVYTAPLSLYINGTRQTNFTLTNAYSWYYGGYPFTNSPGSNPHHFYDDANRLFGTTYPQGTKFKLQVDSDSTASSYTIDFADFENVAGPLSQPAGSVSITSKGADATGVADSTSAMNSAIASAGAGGTVWIPQGTFKILGHIAVNNITIKGAGMWHSRTTGDRIGFYGNYPPTPSSNVHLADFAIFGNVQERNDGDQVNGIGGAMSNSTVDRVWIEHTKVGAWMDGPFDNLVFSGMRLRNYTADGINFHNGVTNSRVTNSDVRNAGDDALAMWAESNADANNSFDHNTVQYPILANGIAIYGGHDNFVTDNRVIDSGLTQGGGIHVAQRFASTTLGRTDVLRNTIIRSGALDPNWNFGVGALWFDARDGGMTGLTNVDNILIQQSPYEAIQFVSGSNITNVKINNATIQNTGTWVVQEQVGGSATITNSTATGTGAPNAVYNCGVGFTLTDGGGNSGIFGSTGCTNITNPAFPPYLPDNGSAISVSPSALGFGSVATGTTTAAQAVTVTNTGTAAAAVGSIAVSGDFGQSNNCGSSIAAGASCTVNVTFTPAAAGNRTGNLTVVAAGVTSTVPLSGTGVAPGPILNANPTALSFPATTVGSQSATQTVTVSNTGTTSATVSAVSATGDFSQTNTCGSIAVGASCTVTVRFAPTASGARTGTLTVTSNANNSPTTVSLSGSGVGTNTNIALGRPATASSQVNGTQTPNLVTDGNADTYWESVNNAFPQWVQTDLGAATSINKVTLKLPPATAWATRTQTLSVQTSTNGSSFTTVASGTYTFNPASGNTASITFTATSAQYVRINITANSGWPAGQLSELEVYPSGGNPPTSATLSTNPSSLTFASQALNTTSAAQAVTVTNTGNAAAAISAVSVSGDYLQTNTCGSSLAAGASCTVNVSFRPTASGTRTGTLTVTSNATNSPTTVALTGTGAGAVATNLAAGKPTSESSHTQVYGSGNVTDADQNTYWESNNNAFPQWVQIDLGSAQSASKVVLQLPASWGSRSQTLSILGSTDGTNFSTLKASAAYTFDPAGGNTVTITFTATTQRYFRVNITANTGWPAGQLSSVQVWNF